GCGCTTCACGGTGCCCCTCGTCTTTCCCGGCTCGACCTTCCAGCGGCGGGTCTGGGAAGAACTCCTGCGCATCCCGTACGGGGAAACACGCACCTACGAGGAGGTGGCCCTCGCCGTCGGCGCTCCCGGGGCCTGCCGGGCCGTCGGGACGGCGAACGGGAGGAACCGCATCGCCATCCTCATCCCGTGCCACCGGGTTTTGAACAAGGACGGGCGGCTGGGCGGGTACGGGGGCGGCCTCTGGCGGAAGCGCAGGCTTCTGGAATGGGAGCGCGAGTCGGTCCGTCGTTCCTCCGCGGGGGAGTGACCCGGAGCGCCCTCATCGTGCTACAGTCGAACCACCCATTCGGCACGGGCCGAGGAGGAGAACGCGCATGAGAAACCCAAGGGCTGTGATGGGCGGCTATGGTTGGGCGGCGGTGGTGGCGGCGGGCCTGCTCGCAGGCAGTCTCCTGGGCGCCGCCACGGGTGTGTTCGCCCATGGAAAGTCCGAAGCAGGAGCCCCCCCGGCGGTCCAGCCGGGCCGGCAGGGCCGGACGGTCTTCCTGGACATTTCGGTCCTGGGCCGAAAAACAAGGGCGGCGGACAAGATGAACGAACTCCATGCCAGAATGGCCGCGGAAGGCTACACCGTGGTCTCCGTAGCCCCCTATGACGAGAACGGAGACCTCCAAGGCTTTTTTTTGACGTACGTGAAATAGGCTCGGTGGCCGTCCCCGGCGGAGAAACCCGGGGGCGCTTTCCATCGTAGAACACCAAGCAAGAACGGCCCGGAAAGGCGGCACGCCATGGCGGACCTTCCCTCAAAGATCGGACCCTACCCCGTCGAGGGCGAACTGGGCCGAGGCGGCATGGGCATCGTCTACCTGGCGCGGGACCCGAGGCTCGAGCGCCACGTGGCCATCAAGGCCCTCGACGACGAGGTGGCGGCGGATCCCGAACGGCGGGCCCGGTTCGAACGGGAGGCCCGCCTCCTGGCGGCCCTCAGCCACCCCAACGTGGCGGGGATCTACGGGATCGAGGAGCACGACGGTCGGATTTGCCTGGTTCTCGAGTACGTGGAAGGTCCCACCTTGTCCCAACGTCTCGAGGAGGGGCCGCTCCCCATTCCCGAGGCCATCGACGTGGCGCTCCAGGTGGCCGCCGGCGTGGCGGCCGCCCACGAGGCGGGCATCGTCCACCGGGACCTCAAGCCCGCGAACGTCAAGCTCACCCCGCAGGGTCAGGTGAAGGTGCTGGACTTCGGCCTCGCCAAGTCCTACGCCCCCGAGCCCACCTCGGGCTCGGACCCCAGCCGTTCGCCCACGGTGGCCTACGATGCCACCCGGGCCGGGCTCGTGCTGGGCACTGCGGGGTACATGAGCCCCGAGCAGGCCCGCGGGCGCCCCCTGGACCGCCGCACGGACCTGTGGGCCTTCGGGTGCATCCTCTTCGAGATGCTCACGGGCAAGCAGGCCTTCAAGGGCGAGACCATCTCCGACACCCTCGCCGCCGTGCTCCGGGGCGATCCCGAGTGGGAGGCCCTGCCCGAGCAGACGCCCGCGGCCCTCAAGCGCCTTCTCCGCCGATGCCTCGAGAAGGACCCGCGGCGCAGGCTGAGGGACGCCTCGGACGCGCGCATCGAACTCGAGGAAGCCCTGGCGGAGCCGCCGGGAACACCCGTCTCCGGCATGACGGCCGCCGCGCTCGCGGGCAAGCGCTGGCTCTCCCCTCGCGCCGCGGCGGGGGCGGCGGCCCTGCTCCTGACGGGGGCGGCCCTCGGTTCCGCGGCCCTCTTCGTCTTGTTGGAGCGACGGAGCGCGAAGGCCGCCGCCGTTCCCGTGACCAGCCTCTCCCTGGAGTTCCCGGAGGACCTTCGGGTCGGCTTCTCCGACGGATCGCCGGACGGACGCGCGCTCTTCATGCTGGCTTCCAAGCGTGAGCCGGGCGGCGGCGACGGTCCACGGGCCATGATCTACCGCAGGGACCTGGAGAGCTACAAGGTGAGAGCCCTTCCGGGCACGGAGGGGGCCCGCGCCTTCGCCGTCAGCCGCGACGGAAAGTGGATCTACGCGGCCCTCTACGCCTCGGGGGACGGGGCCGTGGGCCGCCTGGCGAGGCTTCCCGCGGACGGGAGCGCTCCTCCGGTGGTTTTCGGGACGTGGGAGGAGGGCTGGCGCCAGGTGGTGGCCCTGCCCGGGGGAGACCTCCTGGTCCTGAATCAGCAGGGAAACGAGATGGCTCGGATTTCCTCTCGGGACGGCCGCGCCCGCAAGGTCGCCCTGCGCATGGAGGGCTTCCGGGGATTCGTGCAGGCGCTGAGGCCCCTCCCACGGGAGGATCGCGCCTTCGCCAACCTGGTCGTGTACGCCGAAAACGGCTTCCGAACGGACGTGGGCATCGTGGACCTGGCCACCGGCGAGATGAAGGCCCTGCTCGAGGACGGAGGCAACCCGCGCTACCTGCCGGAGACGGGGCAACTCCTCTTCTCCCGCCGCGAAACCCTCCTGGCGGTTCCCTTCGACCCGGTCGCGCTGACGGTCACCGGGACCCCCGTGGCGCTCCTGGACGGCATGCGGACGGAGGCGACCTGGACGCCGGCGGCCTTTTTCGTCGGCGCCGACGGGACCCTGTTCTACGTGTCCGGCGGGAGGGCGGGGACCCGGCGAGGGCTCGTCCTCCTGGACGAGGCGGGACACGCCACCCCGTGGTCGGCCGAACGGCGGTCTCTCCAAGGGGCGCTGGCGATCTCCCCGGACGGGGAAACCCTCGCGGTCACCGTGACGAACGCCGAGAACATCGACGAGACCTTCCTCGCGGACCGGACCCGGCGCTCGCTGAGGCGATTCATGGCGATCCCCGGCGCCGACGTGGACGTGCCCATTTTCACGCCGGACGGAAAGTCCCTCGTCTTCGCCCGGACGGCCCGGACCGATGAGGACGGCCTCTACGCGGCGCCGCTGGACGGGTCCCGCCCGCCCGTCCGCCTGTGGAAGACCTCGGGTCCCGCCGGCGAGACCCTGCCCCTTGCCTGGACCCCCGAGGGGGACCTCCTAATCGGCGACACGTCCAAGACGCGGATCCGAATCCGGCGCCTTCTTCTGAAGGGGCGCTGGACGGGGGAGGCGCAGGCCGAGGACTTCACGGCGGGGCGGGGACGCCTCGGCGTGCCGGCCTTCTCGCCCGACGGCCGCTGGGTGGCGTACCCTTCGGACGAGTCGGGCCAGTACGAGGTCTACGTGGCTCCTTACCGGGACGGGCGTGTGGGTAGCCCTGCCGTTTCCGTGTCCCACGGGCAGGGGTACAGGCCCCTCTGGTCCGCCGACGGCAAGACCCTTTACTTTGTCGCGGGGGATGGGACGCTGAAGAAAGCGCGCGCGGGCGCCTCACCGGGCGTGTTTCTCGACCCGGAACCCCTCTTTTCCCCAAACGACCTCGGCGTGCTGGGCGCGCTGACCAGTCTGCGGGTCTGGCCCCAGGGAGGGTTCCTGGCCGCCGTGCGGGGCGAGGAGGAGGGGGAGATTCGGAGCCTCCGCGTCGTCTCCAACTGGACCCGGGAGTTACGGCAGAGGACCCAGGCGGCCGGGGTTTCGGAACCTCGATAGATTTCGGGGGCGTCATGTCCGAAGCGCGGAGGTTGAAGCTTCACGTGGCGCCGCCCTGGGGCGATCCCTTCGAGCGGCTCCTGCTGACCGATTTCTGCGTCATCGGCCGATCCAGCCGGGCCGACGTGACCGTACACGACAGCGCCCTGTCCCGCGAGCACGCCCGCCTCTGCCACAGGGAGGGCGAGTGGTTCGTGGAGGACCTCAACTCCCGGAACGGCACGTTCCTCAACGGGAGGGCCGTGGATGGCCCCACCAAGGTCGGCCCCGGGGACCTCCTGGCCGTGGGGGGCACAACCGTGACCCTTGCCGAGGCCGCCCCGCCGCCCCGTCCGGTGGATCTGTTCGCACCCGGGCAGTCCCTCTTCCGGCCGCTCGCGGAACTGATCCCCGAAGCGGCCTCGCCGCCTCCCCCGGCCGGAGGAGGCGGGGACGCGCTCACCCGGTACGCCGAACGGTTGAGGATCATGAACGAGGTCCACCACGCGCTCTCGGGATCCTGCGAACAGAAGGAGCTCCTCAATCTCATCCTGGATCGGGTCTTCGACCACCTGAAGCCCCAGGAGGGCGCCATCTTTCTGAGGGGCCCCGGAGGGGAGTACACCTGCGCGGCCCAACGGACCACGGCTTCGGGGCCGGTGGTCGTCTCCCGGCACCTCGTCACGGAGGTGGGGGAGAAGGGTCTGGGCGCCCTGGTTCTCGATGCCGAGCACGACGCCCGCTTCGCCGGGGCGGCCAGCATCGTCGCGGCCGGAGTGCGGAGCCTCCTCGCGGCGCCCCTCATGGACGCCTCGGGGCCCCTGGGGATGATCTTCCTTTCCTCCAAGGTGGCCGTGCGTTCCTTTACGGAGGAGGACCTGGAACTCCTGGCCACCCTGGCCTCAGCGGCCTCCCTGCGGATCCGGAACATCCAACTGGCCCGGGAGTCCGCCGAGCGCCGACGCCTCGAGGACGAGATCTCCCTCGCCCGGAGGATCCAACTGAACCTGCTGCCCACCCGCCT
This genomic interval from Acidobacteriota bacterium contains the following:
- a CDS encoding protein kinase, producing the protein MADLPSKIGPYPVEGELGRGGMGIVYLARDPRLERHVAIKALDDEVAADPERRARFEREARLLAALSHPNVAGIYGIEEHDGRICLVLEYVEGPTLSQRLEEGPLPIPEAIDVALQVAAGVAAAHEAGIVHRDLKPANVKLTPQGQVKVLDFGLAKSYAPEPTSGSDPSRSPTVAYDATRAGLVLGTAGYMSPEQARGRPLDRRTDLWAFGCILFEMLTGKQAFKGETISDTLAAVLRGDPEWEALPEQTPAALKRLLRRCLEKDPRRRLRDASDARIELEEALAEPPGTPVSGMTAAALAGKRWLSPRAAAGAAALLLTGAALGSAALFVLLERRSAKAAAVPVTSLSLEFPEDLRVGFSDGSPDGRALFMLASKREPGGGDGPRAMIYRRDLESYKVRALPGTEGARAFAVSRDGKWIYAALYASGDGAVGRLARLPADGSAPPVVFGTWEEGWRQVVALPGGDLLVLNQQGNEMARISSRDGRARKVALRMEGFRGFVQALRPLPREDRAFANLVVYAENGFRTDVGIVDLATGEMKALLEDGGNPRYLPETGQLLFSRRETLLAVPFDPVALTVTGTPVALLDGMRTEATWTPAAFFVGADGTLFYVSGGRAGTRRGLVLLDEAGHATPWSAERRSLQGALAISPDGETLAVTVTNAENIDETFLADRTRRSLRRFMAIPGADVDVPIFTPDGKSLVFARTARTDEDGLYAAPLDGSRPPVRLWKTSGPAGETLPLAWTPEGDLLIGDTSKTRIRIRRLLLKGRWTGEAQAEDFTAGRGRLGVPAFSPDGRWVAYPSDESGQYEVYVAPYRDGRVGSPAVSVSHGQGYRPLWSADGKTLYFVAGDGTLKKARAGASPGVFLDPEPLFSPNDLGVLGALTSLRVWPQGGFLAAVRGEEEGEIRSLRVVSNWTRELRQRTQAAGVSEPR
- a CDS encoding FHA domain-containing protein, whose product is MSEARRLKLHVAPPWGDPFERLLLTDFCVIGRSSRADVTVHDSALSREHARLCHREGEWFVEDLNSRNGTFLNGRAVDGPTKVGPGDLLAVGGTTVTLAEAAPPPRPVDLFAPGQSLFRPLAELIPEAASPPPPAGGGGDALTRYAERLRIMNEVHHALSGSCEQKELLNLILDRVFDHLKPQEGAIFLRGPGGEYTCAAQRTTASGPVVVSRHLVTEVGEKGLGALVLDAEHDARFAGAASIVAAGVRSLLAAPLMDASGPLGMIFLSSKVAVRSFTEEDLELLATLASAASLRIRNIQLARESAERRRLEDEISLARRIQLNLLPTRL